One genomic window of Bradyrhizobium sp. B124 includes the following:
- a CDS encoding PEP/pyruvate-binding domain-containing protein has protein sequence MHIVRIGDGSTERHSADAIGAKAANLTRMAALGLPVPPAFVLPVKLCAAIIDGDAHAERHLRDGLKEGIEFLERATGKRFGDRRHPLLVSVRSGAARSMPGMLDTVLDVGCTSDAVHGLIRTTGRPRLAWDCRRRFLESYAETVLGFDPAPFAARLAELTARETAAGLRELDSEALERLATDEQGLIEDLDDGWLEDATAQLDGAARAVYRSWTSERAQTYRRLQKLEDLRGTAVTVQAMVFGNGGLTSGAGVAFSRDPSTGLPRPMIDLVLDAQGEDVVSGRRTPDTEETIARLLPAIETELGDILKRLEREFGDVQDIEFTIEDGRLWILQTRSAKRTPRAALRIAIDFVHEKLITPREALQRIDGIDLDAVTETELAVTGDPLITGIGASGGIAIGRAAFDSESALRLTSSGEPAILLRPDTSTADVAGFAVAAGIVTAVGARTAHAALVARQLGKPCIVGCNGMTIEAAADRAHLAGTTISGGDWISIDGDSGRIYQGRREICVTRPEAELAEIEQWRAEHHAHGHGKPKPTHKQDAEMSPT, from the coding sequence ATGCATATCGTGCGTATCGGCGATGGATCGACAGAGCGGCATTCGGCCGACGCAATCGGTGCCAAGGCTGCCAATCTAACGCGGATGGCGGCCCTCGGTTTGCCCGTTCCGCCAGCCTTCGTACTTCCGGTCAAGCTGTGCGCCGCCATCATCGATGGCGACGCCCACGCGGAACGCCACCTGCGCGACGGATTGAAGGAAGGTATCGAGTTCCTGGAACGCGCGACCGGAAAACGTTTCGGCGACCGCCGGCACCCGCTTCTGGTGTCGGTGCGGTCGGGAGCTGCACGATCGATGCCGGGCATGCTCGATACGGTACTCGACGTCGGCTGTACCTCGGACGCTGTGCATGGTCTGATCCGGACCACCGGCCGCCCGCGGCTGGCGTGGGACTGCCGGCGGCGTTTTCTCGAAAGCTACGCGGAGACGGTGCTGGGTTTCGATCCTGCGCCATTCGCAGCGCGCCTTGCCGAACTGACCGCCCGTGAAACCGCTGCCGGCCTCCGTGAACTCGATAGCGAGGCGCTCGAGCGTCTGGCCACCGACGAACAGGGGTTGATCGAAGACCTGGATGACGGCTGGCTCGAGGATGCGACGGCGCAACTCGACGGCGCGGCCAGGGCCGTCTATCGATCATGGACGAGCGAGCGGGCGCAAACCTATCGTCGCCTCCAGAAGCTCGAGGATCTTCGCGGTACCGCCGTCACGGTTCAGGCCATGGTATTCGGCAATGGCGGACTTACGTCCGGAGCCGGCGTCGCGTTCTCTCGCGATCCCTCTACGGGGCTGCCGCGCCCCATGATCGACCTCGTCCTCGACGCACAGGGCGAGGACGTCGTCTCGGGCCGACGAACGCCTGACACCGAAGAGACGATCGCCCGCCTGCTGCCTGCGATCGAGACCGAACTCGGCGATATTCTCAAGCGGCTCGAGCGGGAATTCGGCGACGTGCAGGATATCGAATTCACCATCGAAGACGGACGACTCTGGATTCTTCAGACGCGGTCTGCAAAGCGGACGCCGCGCGCGGCACTTAGAATCGCTATCGATTTCGTGCACGAGAAGCTCATCACGCCTCGCGAGGCGCTGCAGCGGATTGATGGAATAGACCTCGACGCCGTGACCGAAACCGAGTTGGCCGTAACCGGAGATCCGCTGATAACCGGGATCGGCGCATCTGGCGGCATCGCCATTGGCCGAGCCGCATTCGACTCCGAGAGCGCACTGCGATTGACCTCCTCTGGTGAGCCGGCAATTTTGCTGCGCCCCGATACGAGTACCGCTGACGTCGCGGGCTTTGCCGTCGCGGCAGGGATCGTGACCGCGGTCGGCGCCCGCACTGCTCACGCCGCGCTGGTGGCGCGCCAATTGGGAAAACCCTGCATCGTCGGCTGCAACGGCATGACGATCGAGGCGGCGGCCGATCGCGCCCACCTTGCAGGAACAACGATCTCGGGCGGCGACTGGATTTCCATCGATGGAGACAGCGGCCGCATCTATCAAGGGCGACGTGAAATCTGCGTGACACGGCCAGAGGCCGAACTCGCCGAAATAGAGCAATGGCGCGCCGAGCATCATGCGCACGGCCACGGCAAACCGAAACCAACCCATAAACAAGACGCTGAAATGAGCCCGACATGA
- a CDS encoding alpha/beta fold hydrolase: protein MNAQTGTALLHGDAIETVSSLVIPPVERAADRASLTREAFRDLDRATAAAMARITGGLSPAALWLAYSDWAMHLGAAPGKQLELALDLWQDWTRLFGEAMQPAADHQSERSLQDDRFRGDAWQQFPYRLWYENFLLTEQWWRKATRDVAGVSPHHADVVTFAARQWLDMFSPSNLPWTNPEVAQETFRTGGRNLLAGFVNWSDDVRRVLAKRPPAGTEAFKVGKNLATTPGRVVFRNHLIELIQYAPATATVHPEPVLIVPAWIMKYYILDLSPKNSLIGYLVSQGHTVFCISWRNVTADDRDVSLEDYRRLGVMAALDTIASIVPGKQVHAAGYCLGGTLLALAGAAMAETRDHRLKTMTLLAAQTDFSEPGELDIFIDDSQVSFLESMMWKNGTLDATQMAGAFQLLNSNDLIWSRLIREYLMGARAPMIDLMAWNADTTRMPFRMHSDYLRKLFLGNDLASGRYVVDGHAIAIQNIRVPIFAVGTERDHVAPWQSVYKIHYFSDTEVTFTLTSGGHNAGIVTEPGHPHRHFRIASKAATDPCLSADEWVAATPTQQGSWWPAWTAWLAGRSSSPKISPPAMGIGIGSTPQTDAPGTYVLQP from the coding sequence ATGAACGCCCAGACAGGAACCGCACTACTTCACGGCGATGCGATCGAGACTGTCTCAAGTCTGGTCATCCCGCCAGTCGAACGCGCGGCAGACCGAGCCTCACTCACGCGCGAAGCCTTTCGCGATCTCGACCGAGCGACGGCCGCCGCCATGGCGCGCATCACCGGCGGGCTATCGCCGGCGGCCCTCTGGCTGGCCTATTCCGATTGGGCGATGCATCTTGGCGCTGCCCCCGGCAAGCAATTGGAGTTGGCGCTTGATCTGTGGCAGGACTGGACGCGGCTTTTCGGCGAAGCGATGCAGCCGGCAGCGGACCATCAGTCCGAGAGATCGCTTCAAGACGACCGATTTCGTGGCGATGCCTGGCAACAATTTCCTTACCGGCTCTGGTACGAGAATTTTCTCCTGACCGAACAATGGTGGCGGAAGGCCACGCGTGACGTCGCAGGCGTCTCACCGCATCATGCGGATGTGGTGACCTTCGCGGCCCGTCAGTGGCTCGATATGTTCTCGCCGTCGAACCTGCCGTGGACCAATCCCGAAGTCGCACAGGAGACATTCCGCACGGGAGGCCGGAATCTGCTCGCCGGATTCGTCAACTGGAGCGACGATGTCCGCCGTGTTCTCGCCAAACGGCCGCCTGCAGGCACGGAGGCGTTCAAGGTCGGCAAGAATCTCGCCACGACACCCGGCCGGGTGGTCTTTCGCAATCATCTGATCGAATTGATCCAGTATGCACCCGCCACCGCGACGGTGCATCCGGAGCCGGTGCTGATCGTGCCGGCATGGATCATGAAATACTACATTCTCGATCTTTCGCCCAAGAACTCGCTGATCGGCTATCTGGTCAGCCAAGGCCACACCGTATTCTGCATTTCCTGGCGCAACGTCACGGCGGATGACAGAGACGTTTCTCTTGAGGACTACCGCCGGCTCGGAGTCATGGCGGCACTCGACACAATTGCGTCCATCGTCCCCGGCAAGCAGGTGCATGCGGCGGGCTACTGCCTCGGAGGTACTTTGCTGGCACTTGCCGGTGCCGCCATGGCCGAAACGAGGGACCACCGCCTCAAGACAATGACTCTGCTGGCGGCCCAAACGGACTTCAGCGAGCCCGGTGAGTTGGATATCTTCATCGACGACAGCCAGGTCTCCTTTCTCGAAAGCATGATGTGGAAGAACGGTACATTGGACGCCACGCAGATGGCAGGCGCCTTTCAGCTTCTGAATTCAAATGACCTGATCTGGTCTCGCCTGATCCGCGAATATCTGATGGGCGCGCGTGCGCCGATGATCGACCTGATGGCCTGGAACGCGGACACGACGCGAATGCCGTTTCGCATGCATTCTGACTATCTGCGCAAGCTCTTCCTCGGCAACGATCTCGCCTCTGGCCGCTATGTGGTCGACGGCCATGCGATCGCCATCCAGAATATCCGCGTGCCAATCTTCGCCGTCGGCACCGAGCGCGATCACGTCGCTCCATGGCAGTCGGTCTACAAAATTCACTACTTCTCCGACACCGAAGTTACCTTCACGTTGACGAGCGGTGGTCACAATGCGGGCATCGTCACCGAGCCCGGTCATCCGCACCGACATTTCCGGATCGCGTCCAAGGCTGCGACCGATCCCTGCCTGAGCGCCGACGAATGGGTCGCTGCCACGCCCACACAGCAGGGATCGTGGTGGCCCGCCTGGACAGCCTGGCTGGCCGGGCGTTCCAGCTCGCCAAAGATTTCGCCACCTGCGATGGGGATAGGGATTGGTTCTACGCCACAGACCGACGCTCCCGGCACCTACGTGTTGCAACCATGA